In Desulfobulbus oralis, one DNA window encodes the following:
- the pheA gene encoding prephenate dehydratase, translated as MKKSRCGTMPWESDLPAMGIIPFPLPRLDWYSRSTSTAITHDDLHPRHPMTPQQLHGIALVRKRIDEIDNTVLDLLKERLDCARTIGKLKDESKRAKWDPQRELEIYERLRKNNADVFPPAALYSIFHEIITTCRLSQRKATVAYLGPEATFTHQAGVRYFGQTASYQPMESIPEVFQEVERERVQYGIIPVENSIEGAVTYSLDSFLLYKVQICGEIKLPINHNLVNRSGNMEDIKTVVSHSQALAQCRQWLRKHLPGVPAMPVFSTATAAKMAAEDPSLAAIASSLAITTYQLQVVVRGIEDFQGNKTRFLVLGDKSPSRCGNDRTSVVFGLINRPGALNEVLTILSAKGIDMTKLESRPAKNQLWQYVFFVDMVGHIEDPPVHEACNILKQICAYFEILGSYPAAEAAMPAD; from the coding sequence ATGAAAAAATCCCGGTGCGGTACGATGCCATGGGAGTCGGACCTGCCAGCCATGGGCATAATACCATTTCCCTTGCCCAGGCTGGACTGGTATAGTCGCAGTACTTCGACAGCCATCACTCATGACGATCTTCACCCACGGCATCCCATGACCCCGCAACAACTACACGGCATCGCCCTGGTGCGCAAGCGCATCGATGAAATCGACAATACCGTGCTCGACCTGCTGAAGGAGCGGCTGGACTGCGCCAGGACCATCGGCAAACTGAAAGATGAAAGCAAACGCGCCAAGTGGGATCCGCAGCGCGAACTGGAAATCTACGAGCGGCTGCGCAAAAACAATGCCGACGTGTTCCCGCCCGCGGCCCTCTATTCGATTTTCCACGAAATCATCACCACCTGCCGCCTGTCGCAGCGCAAGGCCACGGTCGCCTATCTCGGCCCCGAAGCCACCTTTACCCATCAGGCGGGGGTCAGGTATTTCGGCCAGACGGCCAGCTACCAGCCCATGGAGAGCATTCCCGAGGTCTTCCAGGAAGTGGAGCGCGAACGGGTGCAGTACGGCATTATCCCGGTGGAAAATTCCATCGAAGGTGCGGTCACCTATTCACTGGATTCCTTTTTACTCTACAAGGTGCAGATTTGCGGTGAAATCAAGCTGCCCATCAACCACAATCTGGTGAACCGCTCCGGCAACATGGAAGACATCAAGACCGTCGTGTCCCATTCCCAGGCCCTGGCCCAGTGCCGCCAGTGGCTGCGAAAACATCTGCCGGGTGTGCCGGCCATGCCAGTCTTCTCCACCGCCACCGCAGCCAAAATGGCTGCCGAAGATCCGAGTCTGGCCGCCATTGCCAGCAGCCTTGCCATAACCACCTACCAGTTGCAGGTCGTGGTGCGGGGTATTGAGGACTTTCAGGGCAACAAGACCCGCTTCCTCGTGCTGGGCGACAAATCGCCGTCCCGTTGCGGCAATGACCGCACTTCAGTGGTCTTCGGGCTCATCAACCGGCCCGGTGCGCTCAACGAAGTGCTGACCATCCTCTCGGCCAAGGGGATCGACATGACCAAGCTCGAATCACGGCCAGCCAAAAACCAGCTTTGGCAGTACGTGTTTTTCGTCGACATGGTGGGCCACATCGAAGATCCGCCCGTGCACGAAGCCTGCAATATCCTGAAGCAGATCTGCGCCTACTTTGAAATTCTGGGCTCCTACCCTGCCGCCGAGGCGGCCATGCCGGCAGACTAG